One genomic region from Chionomys nivalis chromosome 17, mChiNiv1.1, whole genome shotgun sequence encodes:
- the LOC130888571 gene encoding zinc finger TRAF-type-containing protein 1 isoform X7: MVSKSRSEWSTVLSHLVLAAVSLHAAVSSVQCTNGHLMCAGCFIHLLADARLKEEQATCPNCRCEISKSLCCRNLAVEKAVSELPSECGFCLRQFPRSLLERHQKEECQDRVTQCKYKRIGCPWHGPFHELTVHEAACAHPTKTGNELMEILDEMDQSHRKEMQLYNSIFSLLSFEKIGYTEVQFRPYRTDDFITRLYYETPRFTVLNQTWVLKARVNDSERNPNLSCKRTLSFQLLLKSKVTAPLECSFLLLKGPYDDVRISPVIYHFVFTNESNETDYVPLPIIDSVECNKLLAAKNINLRLFLFQIQK; this comes from the exons TGTACTAACGGTCACTTGATGTGCGCTGGCTGTTTTATCCACCTACTAGCAGATGCCCGGCTGAAGGAGGAGCAGGCCACATGTCCCAACTGTCGTTGTGAGATCAGTAAGAGCCTCTGCTGCCGGAACCTGGCCGTGGAGAAAGCTGTGAGCGAACTGCCTTCAGAGTGTGGCTTCTGTCTGCGTCAGTTCCCTCGCTCCCTCCTAGAGAGGCACCAGAAAGAGGAATGCCAGGACAG GGTGACACAGTGCAAGTACAAGCGTATTGGCTGCCCGTGGCATGGCCCTTTCCATGAGCTGACAGTGCATGAAGCTGCATGTGCTCACCCAACCAAGACAGGCAATGAGTTGATGGAGATCCTAGATGAGATGGATCAGAGCCACCGCAAGGAGATGCAACTCTACAACAGCATCTTCAGCCTGCTCAGCTTTGAGAAGATTGGCTACACAG AGGTTCAGTTCCGGCCTTATCGCACTGATGACTTCATCACACGCCTGTACTATGAAACACCACGGTTCACAGTACTGAACCAGACATGGGTCCTGAAGGCTCGTGTGAATGACTCGGAGCGCAACCCCAACCTGTCGTGCAAGCGCACACTTTCCTTCCAGCTACTCCTCAAGAGCAAGGTCACAGCGCCCCTGGAGTGTTCTTTTCTTCTGCTCAAGGGCCCATATGATGATGTGAGGATCAGTCCTGTCATCTACCACTTTGTCTTCACCAATGAGAGCAACGAGACGGACTATGTGCCGCTGCCCATCATCGACTCTGTGGAGTGCAACAAGCTGCTGGCTGCCAAGAACATTAACCTGCGGCTCTTCCTGTTCCAAATACAGAAGTAG